One segment of Streptomyces sp. XD-27 DNA contains the following:
- a CDS encoding bifunctional UDP-sugar hydrolase/5'-nucleotidase produces the protein MPLDRRTFLGRSAATGAGVALAGAAAAPAEAHGPGRPDRKRYSFTVMGTTDLHGNVFNWDYFTDKEFDDKAHNDVGLAKISTLVERVRREKGRCHTLLIDAGDTIQGTQLSYYYAKVDPITGEDGPVHPMAQAMNAIGYDAAALGNHEFNYGIPVLRKFQEQCDFPLLGANALDAKTLRPAFPPYWMTRLRTPCGREVKVAVLGLTNPGIAIWDKAHVQGKMTFPGLEEQAAKWVPKLRSMGADVVIVSAHSGSSGTSSYGDQLPYIENAAALVAEQVPGIDAILVGHAHTEIPEYRVTNKETGKQVVLSEPLKWGQRLTLFDFELVWAKGRWSVESVSAKVLNSNEVPEDPEIVGLLGDEHKKVVEYVNQVIGTSTAAMAAAEAPYKDSAIIDFINHVQAETVKGALAGTEYAALPVLSQASCFSRTAAVPAGEVTIREVAGLYPFENTLEARVLTGAQLKDYLEFSARYYVRTPAGGEVDPAKLTNADTIPDYNYDVVSGLAYEIDVAKEPGARITKLSFGGKPVDPDARFVLAVNNYRASGGGNFPHVAAAKQVWANSDEIRNTIIGWVKAKGTIDVAAFASVDWKLTRDGAPIF, from the coding sequence ATGCCGCTTGATCGAAGGACGTTCCTGGGTCGTTCCGCCGCCACTGGTGCGGGTGTTGCGCTGGCGGGGGCGGCGGCCGCGCCCGCCGAGGCACACGGGCCCGGTCGCCCGGACCGAAAGCGGTACTCCTTCACCGTGATGGGCACCACGGATCTGCACGGAAACGTGTTCAACTGGGACTACTTCACCGACAAGGAGTTCGACGACAAGGCCCACAACGATGTGGGGCTGGCGAAGATCTCGACGCTGGTGGAGCGGGTGCGGCGGGAGAAGGGACGGTGTCACACCCTCCTCATCGACGCGGGCGACACGATCCAGGGCACCCAGCTGTCGTACTACTACGCCAAGGTGGACCCGATCACGGGCGAGGACGGCCCGGTGCATCCGATGGCCCAGGCGATGAACGCGATCGGGTATGACGCGGCGGCGCTGGGCAACCACGAGTTCAACTACGGCATCCCGGTGCTGCGGAAGTTCCAGGAGCAGTGCGACTTTCCGCTTCTGGGTGCCAACGCGCTGGACGCGAAGACGCTTCGTCCCGCCTTCCCGCCGTACTGGATGACGCGGCTGCGCACCCCGTGCGGCCGGGAGGTGAAGGTGGCTGTGCTGGGGTTGACGAACCCGGGCATCGCGATCTGGGACAAGGCCCATGTGCAGGGGAAGATGACGTTCCCCGGGCTGGAGGAGCAGGCCGCGAAGTGGGTGCCGAAGTTGCGGTCGATGGGGGCGGACGTGGTGATCGTGTCCGCGCACTCGGGCAGCAGCGGCACGTCTTCTTACGGTGATCAGCTTCCGTACATCGAGAACGCGGCGGCTCTGGTCGCCGAGCAGGTGCCGGGCATCGACGCGATTCTGGTGGGGCACGCGCACACGGAGATCCCCGAGTACCGGGTGACGAACAAGGAGACCGGCAAGCAGGTCGTGCTGTCGGAGCCGCTGAAGTGGGGGCAGCGGCTGACGCTGTTCGACTTCGAGCTGGTCTGGGCCAAGGGCCGCTGGAGTGTGGAGTCGGTGTCGGCGAAGGTGCTGAACTCCAATGAGGTCCCGGAGGACCCGGAGATCGTCGGGCTGCTCGGGGATGAGCACAAGAAGGTCGTGGAGTACGTCAACCAGGTCATTGGCACCTCCACGGCGGCGATGGCGGCCGCCGAGGCGCCGTACAAGGACTCCGCGATCATCGACTTCATCAACCACGTCCAGGCGGAGACGGTGAAGGGGGCGCTGGCGGGGACGGAGTACGCGGCACTGCCGGTGCTCTCTCAGGCGTCGTGTTTCTCGCGTACGGCGGCGGTCCCGGCGGGCGAGGTGACGATCCGGGAGGTGGCGGGGCTGTATCCGTTCGAGAACACGCTGGAGGCGCGGGTGCTGACCGGCGCGCAGTTGAAGGACTATCTGGAGTTCTCGGCGCGGTACTACGTGCGGACTCCGGCGGGCGGGGAGGTCGATCCGGCGAAGCTGACGAACGCGGACACCATTCCGGACTACAACTACGACGTGGTGAGCGGTCTGGCGTATGAGATCGACGTCGCCAAGGAGCCGGGGGCGCGGATCACGAAGCTGTCCTTCGGCGGGAAGCCGGTGGACCCGGATGCGCGGTTCGTGCTGGCGGTGAACAACTACCGGGCGAGTGGCGGCGGCAACTTCCCGCATGTGGCGGCGGCCAAGCAGGTGTGGGCCAACTCGGACGAGATCCGCAACACGATCATCGGGTGGGTGAAGGCGAAGGGGACGATCGACGTGGCGGCGTTCGCGTCGGTGGACTGGAAGCTGACGCGGGACGGCGCGCCGATCTTCTGA
- a CDS encoding SIMPL domain-containing protein encodes MHQQPHPTDTPTHQPYGTPDTPHLTVRGEARLEVDPDIARLRITVTARGTDRRTTLEDLTRRNQHTLELLKSYGQAIEKLATSGFTLTPQLTQKGRNERIRAYHGTVHTTAVVTDFTILGELTTRLADQDLTHVDGPWWALRATSPAHREVRQKAVREAVRRAREYAEALDARLVALTELTDNQADTPTGFGRPGGARMRGPAGGAAPDTPPALDLEPQRQTVHAHVNARFTITRPEL; translated from the coding sequence ATGCACCAGCAACCCCACCCCACCGACACCCCCACCCACCAGCCCTACGGCACCCCCGACACCCCCCACCTCACCGTCCGCGGCGAAGCACGCCTCGAAGTCGACCCCGACATCGCCCGCCTCAGGATCACCGTCACCGCCCGCGGCACCGACCGCCGCACCACCCTCGAAGACCTCACCCGCCGCAACCAGCACACCCTCGAACTCCTCAAGTCCTACGGCCAAGCCATAGAAAAACTCGCGACCAGCGGCTTCACCCTCACCCCACAACTCACCCAAAAAGGCCGCAACGAACGCATACGCGCCTACCACGGCACCGTCCACACCACCGCCGTCGTCACCGACTTCACCATCCTCGGCGAACTCACCACCCGCCTCGCCGACCAGGACCTCACCCACGTCGACGGCCCCTGGTGGGCACTGCGCGCCACATCCCCCGCCCACCGCGAAGTCCGCCAGAAAGCAGTACGAGAAGCCGTCCGGCGCGCCCGCGAATACGCCGAAGCACTCGACGCCCGCCTCGTCGCCCTGACCGAACTCACCGACAACCAAGCGGACACCCCCACCGGCTTCGGGCGACCAGGCGGAGCACGCATGCGCGGCCCCGCAGGCGGAGCAGCCCCCGACACCCCACCCGCCCTCGACCTCGAACCCCAGCGCCAAACCGTGCACGCCCACGTCAACGCCCGCTTCACGATCACCCGCCCCGAACTGTGA
- a CDS encoding NUDIX hydrolase, translated as MTHHVLRVAAYAVCIRDGKVLLARWIGPDGKRWTMPGGGIEHGEDPYDAAIREAAEETGYTITIDRLLGMDSTRRNYARRGRGRTDFHGLRIIYAAHVTGGELRHETNGSTDRAEWIDLDRIPALPRVGLVDIALALHTERPPHGRTTP; from the coding sequence ATGACCCACCACGTGCTCCGCGTCGCCGCCTACGCCGTCTGCATCCGCGACGGAAAAGTCCTCCTCGCCCGCTGGATCGGCCCCGACGGCAAGCGATGGACCATGCCCGGCGGCGGCATCGAGCACGGCGAAGACCCCTACGACGCGGCCATACGCGAAGCAGCAGAAGAAACCGGCTACACCATCACCATCGACCGACTCCTCGGCATGGACTCCACCCGCCGCAACTACGCACGCCGCGGCCGCGGCCGCACCGACTTCCACGGACTCCGCATCATCTACGCCGCCCACGTCACCGGCGGCGAACTCCGCCACGAAACCAACGGCTCCACCGACCGCGCCGAATGGATCGACCTCGACCGCATCCCCGCACTACCCCGCGTCGGCCTCGTCGACATCGCCCTCGCACTGCACACCGAACGCCCACCACACGGCCGCACCACCCCATGA